The Rhododendron vialii isolate Sample 1 chromosome 3a, ASM3025357v1 nucleotide sequence TTTGCAAGTTgtaaacaaacaaatcaatcttgctgttcaaaaaaaaaacaagaaacaaatcaATATTGTGATCAGCTCAAATTTTCTCTACTCATTTATCTGGATCCACATTCCGCGACTCGGAACTCCACGGTGCACGACATAGAGAATGTAATACCCCGGCGGAGCAAGCTTTCCGGAGGCCGGTGCCACCGCGGTGATCACGCCGTTCACGTAACTAACTGGCTCCAAGACAAGCATCCTCTGGTTCTGGGAGTAGCCGTGGGTTGTGAATGGTGGGTGCAACATGGTCAACTTCAAATCCTCTGCCCCGGCGGCATCTTCGAGATCGATTTCGACCCTGAATTGCCCTCCGTAGGCCAATATCTTGTCCGAAGTACCTGTTGGAaaaattttgccaaaacaaAATCATTCAACTCGACCGTCAAAAATTTTCtggtttttatatttttgtctaAAAAATGCTGAATGGAATCCAACTATCTAAATGTGTTTTGTATGTTTCAGATTTATGACCATCTCTCTCCCCTCATCTGactactctctctttttctttcagaAATTAATTTGAACCATCTAAAACATGTTTGGATAGCTGGAATAGCCGACGGGTGGTAACCGCCAGGTACCCAATTAAAAACTTCCAATTTATGCAAattcttttgaaattatattatCATTACCTTCTGCAATGGTAGGCCTGTGGGTGTCCAAAAGGGGATCCAAGTAGGGCGGCGAGAACTTCTCGACCCTCAACTCCGTCGGATGCTTGACCCTACCCCCGAGGGCCCCGACCTTAAATACATATCTGTCATTCATGTTACTCCCGGCCACCAGAACCGTCCCGTCGGCCAGCACGGCCGATGACGAGTGGTACATTCGCGCGATGTTCGTCGGCGCCAAGCTCTTAAACCTGTGCGTGGGGTGCAAGTCAGGGCTGTAAAGCACCGGCGTATAGTTGGGGTTCTCCCCAATCCACCACCCCGAAACGCCTTCCATGGCGCCGTTCAGAATGAGCGCTTGCGCCGTGGGGAGCAAAAGCAAGTCTCCCATCACTCTTCGCGAAGGCATGTTTTCCATCGCCCAGTTTGCGTCGGGATTCATCGGGGATATCCGGCCGCAGTCCGTCAGCGCCGGCAATAAAACGGCCCCCACCTTCCTCTCGGCCGCTTCCGCTGCTTCCGGCTTTGCGCCGCCACAGACGATCACCTCCGCCTGCAAATAGAATCATTTTGGCTGAGTTTAGCACATGCTATATATATGAATACgagaataattttcaaatttgaacaTATGGAACATCTCACCACACAAACAACCAATTTTGGTCTTTGGGTTGTTATGCGGCTCTCGTTTTTTGTTGGAGTGTCTTGGTTGAcatcttgcattttttttttggggtgtggTTCTCGGGTGGCGTATGCTGCTGTGCCCGAAAACCTTTTAAATTTTGTATtccttttcaaagatttatactctttctttttgcttgtaaaaaaatattaatttataacatctcaaaataaaatacttcatAGACTAAGTCTAATCATTACGGAGAAAAAaggttagtatttttttttgaatactttttttctttatcaattttttttgagctGTTTGCCATTATTTTTCACCTTTTCCATTCAGGGGAGTGTTATATGGATCAAAGTCTAAAAttacaaagaatttttttaaatccggatTGTTTAAACCATTTTTTTGGACGTGCGCGATTGGGCTCCGTAAAAAACTTATTATAAAATCTCAGTAAATAAGTAAGTTTTTCCCcgagagaatttttttaaaatctgaatcatccaaaacatttttggacgcGTGCGATTGTACTCcgtaaaaacttatttacggaacctcggtaaataagtttttctgttGCTTTAATCTCCAACAGGTACGATATCATCATAAACtaactatatacatatatacctGCACAGGGGCGCCGTCATTGGAGATCTTCAAGGGGAGGAGGGCGGACGTGCCGGAGGCGGGGTAGTTCCGGGAGCCGCCGGGCATTCGGGGGAGTTCACGGACGACAGTGTCGGTCTTGGTGTCGATGATGACGGAGCGACGGTTGGCGAAGAGGAAAATGGTGCCGTCGGGCAGGAGGTGGACGAAAGGGTAGAGGTTGTTTTCGTATATGTCTGTGGTGCCTACTCCATCGATACTGGCGCCGAGGAATGTCAGGTTCACCCTTCTCGGAGTGAAGGTGAGGGAGTTGATCGGCAGGTATTCGTAGGTGAATTCGCGGCGGCCGCCGAATATGATGAAACTGCCGTCCTCTAGTTTCTCTTGGCTCGCGTACCTGCGCGCAGTGGGTTTCACAGCCATGCATGATCAGATATTAAAAACTAGTACGTACTAATTTCTTCCGGAGAAATACAGGGAGAAATATATacttttctgaaatttttgtAAGGAATTTTTTACCGGAACAAGAtcgatttaatttttttgtatttttttaaaagcttaGGTTTGTAAACCGAATATTTAGTTAGGGAGGGGAGTATAAGGAATCTTTTACTAGAATGAGAGCAATTAGGAGAAACATTTTACTAGAATGAAAGCAATGCTAGGGTGAGAGACGAAAGTGCATAAATTAATGTAAACATAAACCGTCCGATACACATGGATTTCACAAAGAATTTAGGATCAACACGCATCGAACGGTGCCGGAATCATATGTGtccaaatttgtttatttttgcaattttaCTAGAATCATAAAGTTCTTCCACGAAAATAAGACTCATATGTCGAACAAAGAATACCGGTACCTCTTTTTGTGTTTTcgttttttaacctttttttttttttgaacggcattttAACCAGAAAGTTTATAAAGAAATCATTCGCGAATATATACCATCTAGCGCCGGCAAGTGCCTTCTCGCGATCCTGAAAGTCGCAGCCTTTGCACGGGTTGAGGATTCTAACAGAGCGATTTCCTTCGTCAGCCCCGCCGGTGCTCATTAGGCTTCCGTCGACCGTGAGACCTCCCGACGAGCACCATGTATTTGATATAACCTgacaacaaaaatttcaaaatttagcATACACATAATAGGGCAAACAAGAGGGACATGAAGCAAAAGGAAGAGGACACAACGGAATGAAGAATTTCCCGATCGAaggcaaaaatattttaatgttgtgttCTTACAGGATTATAATCGCTAAATTGGAAATTTTCTTCTAAATGATCATCTTCCATACGTTCAAAAGCCCAAGATCTATATAGAATCATGCGTGGTTCGGTTCCTTTCATCCAAAATCCAAAGAGTACCCTTTTGGTTGTATCATGTATTTTGAAAATTCCACGAGTTTTCTGCACATGTTTACATTGTAAATCGATTTTCTTTTCGCAAAAGGTACAGacagtatttttcttttatcaacaatttttttaatagatcTTTAAAAAAGATTAGAAAGATTTAACGGATATACGAAATTTTGTATAAACAACAGTATTGATGAGCTTTTGATTGCCAATTTGAATAATTGAATGGATATATGAAATTTGGGatatactttttaatttttggagaaATTACGCGTATGACATATGTACATGCAGGGTTTATATGCATGTAGATTGTGTTTCTGCATGGATTTGTGGTGTTCACGTAAATGCATGGTTTATTAGGGCAAATGTACGATGCTACACCTTAAGGGGCCGGACTTCGGCAGTCTCAACGTCATACTCCACGGCATGGGCCCAACAATCGACTTGACCCGGCCTATCGGGTATGGGTCGACAATTTCCGGCGGGCTGCAATTGAATATTTGATGGACCGAGGTTCGATGAGTCGTACATGATAGCCTTGTTGGTTGGCAACAATTGAATTTGCATGCTTGACACACCCGAGTTCGGACTATGTATCTTCCACTCACCCAAATAGTTAGTCTGAAAATCCGGTTTTGCAACCCCAGTGTTCCCATTGGCAACCTGTTTCTTGGTAGCGGCGATGTCATCGTCTGCGTCTGTTCCTCCGTCATTGGTGATGCCTTGATCGGCCGTTCCACCGGCATTATCTAAGAATTGACTGAGAAGGGGAGGAAACGCAGAACCTGAAacaaacaggagagagagaaagaagagggatTTGAGCGAGATCGCCATCGAAGAAATCCCAATTTCTTCAGATGGGTCTCGCTCTTTGGAGCTGAATTTGTACGTTTTCCTTTTGATTCTTTGCCTCTCCTTTTATAATTGAAGATGCTTATTTTGAGGGATGgcaaaaaagccaaaaatagtataaaaaaaaagtctgaTTGGCCAACATTCTACAAATTTTGCGTATTACCTAGTACTGGGCTCAAATTTTGGCCAAGAAAAGAAACccggattattttttttatgcccGGAGAAAACAAGTAGAATATCAAATTTGCCATCACACATATATTGTACCTTACGCTTCCGTGGTGGCATTGTTGCAATTTTGGCGCAAACAAAGGGCTAGCTAGCATTGAAGTGTGTGTGTGGACGTAACAATAATGTAGCTAGCTAGCGGACAGGAAATACTCTTGGACTCGTCAACTCTGTTATTTCCAAGGCAGGCAACTGCCGAAGTGTTTTATATTAGAAGTATAAGTAAAATTGAGAAGGAAATATATCCACCTTCCGACTACTTCGATCTGTCTATTTCTCCATAATAATAATGAGTCATTTCTCAATCACTACTTTCACATTTTGATATGTCTAATTTCTATGACACGAGACGACTGCGCCAGCATTAGTATGTCTTTCACTTAGGGATGTTAAATGGACGGATTTGGATGGATAAGTTGTATATGGGTTGGATTTTTAATGGGTTATGACTCATTTAGAACCCAATTATTTATGGGGAAAATAACGggcaaggacgtgtttgataattaataccctccaagaacattttcagcattaacaaatattcttaacatatccttggtgggtattaattatcaaaacacgtcctgggcagtcattttcccttatttatGAGTTCAGTTACTCATACCCGATTCgaccattaacccaattacatataaattaaaatttaagaTGATTAAAATACGCATGTACACTAAAGTGACCATATAACCCATGTACATTAAAATGACTAGAATACcaatgtacactaaaatgactATATTACCCCAGCACATTAAAATGACGAAAATTCCAATCTGGTGTTACTGGTCAGTCACAATCACCAcaacaaatcatccgagcccaGCACATCTCATCCACAACAAAATTGGTCTAAAATATGATCAAATTAAGCTAtaatctttgttttttgacAAGTAATATTAATTAATCTACAGTCTTGTTTAGTTTAATCTTTCGAATACACACCGAGATCATCAATTGCAACTGCCACACTAGAGTCATTGCCATGAATTTGGGTGTGGGTGATGGCCAGGGGAGTTTGTTtcccaaaatcaaaaataatattaacTAGAGTTGGAATTTATATTTTAACGATACACACACTGACACACacacattaattttttaaatatgagagatagagagacaGTGAGAATATTTTTGGAGGAATTAATTTAAGCGGGATCAGTTTAATTGTGGAGTTTCCAATTTGGGCGGcttataaaatttttgggtgagagagaggggaaaaaagggaaaaagtgCAAAAGTGATTTGTCATGTCTATTAGGTCATTTAAATTGACTCAATTGAGATCCAATTAAAACTGAATTCATAAATGTGTTAGATGGGTTGGACCTATTctaacccaattaataaatgagttgggttgtgtttattttttagtgggtgggtttggattgattAATGAGTTTGGGTTCAATTTTTCACCCCTAGTTTTACTGATGTGTTCTCGACATCTTGGTATGGTGATTTGCATATGCAGTCAAAATTGTCATCGAATTCTAATGAACATACTTGTGATTTGCATATGCATGCCATCAAAATCGACATTGAATTGTGAAAGCTTTGATATATACACGAAAACATCAATTTAAACCGGTTTGTTGCTCAATGAAATCACCTGAGGTGCTATATCCAAAGCAAGTTCAAGATCGTTTCCGTTGTTCGTCATTGAAGATAGGGGAGAGACCCAATATAAATACACGCTCTTGGCAAAATTGGCACCTACTGATCTTGAACAAAATGCAATTGCTGAGATGAACAGAGCCAGGAACAATGCTTTTTGAACTTGCCATTTCTACACCAATGAACAACAGGAGTACTAGGTTTTTTCCCAACTCTCTGAGCTTGAAATGTGATGcttttgttccttgtttttGACTGCAATATATAGTTAGCATCCACTAAAAATATAGCTTTCTGAGACAACTGTatgttgatttttgtttttgttccacAGTACTGTTTCTGACCATTTCTAAAGTATCTAAGATACGAATGAGAATAACTCCTACAATCGTCTAATCACTTTTTTATTAAGGTCGTAGAAGCGTGATTAAGAAGTAtctgaaaaaatatatacataatcACCTTTTACTTCGaaaaatctttctctctctctctctctctctctctctctcatctttttaCAATATCCTAATCATCATTTTATCGATCTATTCATTGTTGACTTTCgacgaggaaaaaaaaacaaagaaaaacctctctatatctctctttctcactattctttgtttcttttaatCTCTTACCGTGACTCAAAGTCACGAGAATTAGTCCGTTAAAAAGTAATTGCTTGCTTACTAGTACCTGTTTCATAGTTGAAGTACGCTAGAGTATTGTGTGATGTGCACCAACTGCTGGACGCATTTGCATTTACCGGAGTaaatttataagtatttgttTCGTTGGAAAATAAAAGCTTATGTTTTGTCATAAGGTTATTGTGATGAATGCTATGTTAGGAGGGTACGAGAAATGGAAAGGGACTCTGAAGCACAGCAGGGACGCGtttgggggtggggggtgtggggtgtgtgtgtgtgtgtgtggtggtggGCGCGGGAAAAGGGCATGCACGAGACCAATGAAAAACTTGGTTTATGGGTACAGACCAGCATGTACCGATGGTGCACAGATCAGCTCGTGTGGCTCACTTTTTGAGTCCTGCACAAATGGTCTGAGTCTTTCATTaactttaaaataatttttttgagttgTTTAGTGAATATATAATAAGCTCAATTGGATAACTgcaagtgcttgatccaatgaattaatttttcatttagaataCATGATTTTTGGATAAATTGTGCGGGATCCAGAAGTGAGCCCCGACGCCGATCTGTGCACAATCGGTGCATGTTTGGTCGGTATGCATAGAATTATTCTTCTTTCATGGTGTGGGAGCGCCTCATGCATGTGGGCTTTTGTATGGTTAATAGGTTCTATTTGAGCTTTGAATCACGAACTTGTGAAAAGAACAAGTGAAAAAAGGGAAATTAAACAGGTGAATTTAGCATTTTCACTTTACTGTACCATCATCTATTGTTTTCccaaatgaattttttgttcCCTTGATGATATCTTTCACAAATTCATagtccaaattcataatattattCAACGGTGGGTGTATTAGTGGTGGTTCTATAAATTTTCGTGAAGGTTGTTGGTTATGTAGGAATAAAATTTCTTGAAAAGTAATACCTTTTCAAAGGGTCGGAGCAGCACGTGGCAGTGCTCCCGGACTATCGCAAATATATACTCATTTCCGAAGCACCAATAAAAAACGATCTGTATTAATCTATATGCTaaataggagtatatatattttttgggcaTGTAGTATTGTAGCTAACTTATCAGCAATCAATCCATGCCCACAACCACAACATTTGTACTTAAGAACATCAAAAGGACATCTTCAGTATATTCTTCTTCAAAATTTCAAGTGTGGCCaatgatcaaaaataaaaaacagcaGAGAGCGCAACAAAGACAACAACAAACTTGAACATAATTTGTAAGTTGTAACgttcaaacaaacaaatcaatcTCCTGATCAGCTCAAATTTTCTCTACTCATGAATCTGGACCCACATCCCGCGACTTGGAACTCCGCGGTGCACGACGTAGAGGATGTAATACCCCGGCGGAGCAAGCTTCCCGGAGGCCGGTGCCACCGCGGTGATCACGCCGTTCACGTAACTAACTGGCTCCAACACAAGCATCCTCTGGCTCTGGGAGTAGCCGTGGGTTGTGAATGGTGGGTGCAACAAGGTCAACTTCAAATCTTCTGCCCCGGCCGCATCTTCGAGATGGATTTCCACACTGAATTGCCCTCCGTAGGACAATATCTTGTCCGAAGTACCTGTTGGAaaaattttgccaaaacaaAATCATTCAACTAAACCGTCACAAATTTATTGGTTTTTATCTTTGCCTAAACAATGCAGAATGGAACAATGCAGAATGGAACCCAGCCGTCCAAATGCTTTTTGAATGGCCCATATTTATCTCCCCTCTCTTCCCTCACTAGACAACTCTCTCATTCTTTTCTCTCTTATAAATcaggaccgtccaaaatacgtttAGATAGTTGGGATTGCCAATGCGTACCATGGTATGGTAACCGCCAGGCACTCAAAAACTTCCAATTTATGCAAATTCTTCTGAAATTAGTATATCATACATACCTTCTGCAATGGTAGGCCTGTGGGTGTCCAAAAGGGGATCCAAGTAGGGCGGCGAGAACTTCTCGACCCTCAACTCCGTCGGAAACTCGGACTCCTTCTTGCTATACACATACTTTCTATTCGAATTACTCCCGGCCACCAGAACCGTCCCGTCAGCCAGCACGGCCGACGACGAGTGGTACATGCGCGCGATATCCGTCGGCGCCAAGCTCTTAAACCTGTGCATGAGGGGCAAGTCAGGGCTGTAAAGCAACGGAGTGTAGTTGGGATTTCTAGCATTGTACCACCCCGAAATGCCTTCCATGGCGCCGTTCAGAATGAGCGCTTGTGCCGTGGGAAGCAAAAGAAAGTCTCCCATAATTCTTCGCGTAGGCATGTTTTCCATCGCCCAGTTTGCGTCGGGATTCATTGGGGATATCCGGCCGCAGTCCAATAGCGCCGGCCATAACCCCTTGTTGGCGGCGACCGCATCCGCTGCGTCCGGCTTTGCGCCGCCACAGACGATCACCTCCGCCTGTAAATAGATCATTTTGGCTGAGTTTAGCACATGCTATAACTTAATAATCTTTCTAAGATATAGAGTAATGTGTCCTAGGAGATTCTAGCTTTTTACGGAGACATATTACACTTTGAATCAAATTTAAGGTGTAATCTTTTTATTGCCCCAACTCATTCAAACTCATTTAATTAGATACGTACGtacgtacatacatacatatatataattttttgaaaataattatcAACTTTGAACATTTGGAACATCTCACCACACGAACAACCAATTTTGGTCCTGggaggaagagtttttttttaaatctggatCATACAAAACACTTTTCGACGCGTGCAATTGTGCTACTATTGCTTAATCTCCAACTCATAAGATTATCATCAAACTAACTATACATATATACCTGCACAGGGGCACCGTCGTTGGAGATCTTCAAGGGGAGGAGGGCGGACATGCCGGTGGCGGGTTGGTTCCGGGAGCCGCCGGGAATTCGTGGGAGTTCACGGACGACGGTGTCGGTCTTGGTATCGATGATGATGGAGCGACGGTTGGCGAAGAGGAAAATGGTGCCGTCGGGCAGGAGGTGGACGAAAGGGTAGAGGTTGTTTTCTTGAATGTCTGTGGTGCCTACTCCATCGAAACTGGGGCCGAGGAACGGCAGGTTCAACCTTCTTGGAGTGAAGGTGAGGGAGTTGATCGGCAAGTATTCGTAGGTGAATTCGCGGCGGCCACCGAATATGATGAAACTTCCGTCCTCTAGTTTCTCTTGGCTCGAGTACCTGCGCGCAGTGGGTTTCGCAGCCGTGCATGATCAGATATTATGGAGTAATAGTAGTACTCCGTacgtaatactccctccgtcccaaattggatgtcaatttttgatatctgtgccaatttcaattacttatatctttcaatatggatctcaaaatatatacaatatggatcttgtttgatagttcttgattagttctattatacaaagttttcaaactcatgaaaaatattataaattgaaagatataagcgatgaaaaatgacacgagtttcaaaaattgtcatccattttgggatggagggagtaatttctTCTGGAGAAATATTTGCTTTTCCGAAACATTTGTAAGGAATTTTTGACCGAAACAAGCGCAATGCTACATACATAGACGAAAGTAGACACATTTATGCGTCTGAGACCATGTTTGTTTCACAAGAAATCTAGGACTCATACGCATCAAACGGTGCCAGAAGCATATGTACGTTCGTGGCCATGCATTAGCTGtaataataatttcttttgGAGAAATACgtacttttttgaaatttatattttttcggTCACTAAGTAAATGTCCAGCACGCAAATCTTGGCCAAGAATATGTATTCTTTTcgttgaaaaattttaaaaaattcacaacttaaaaaaactcattgatatctattgatttgtgaaaaaaaattgattcattttataaaaaaattcatttatttaGAGGCATAGGTTTATGCGCTAGATATTTATTTAGGAACAGAGAGAGTATAAGAAATCTTTTACTAGAATGAGAGCAATTATAAGGAATCTTTTACTAGGGTCAGAATCGAAATTGCATAGATGTAAACATAAACCGTCCGATGCACATGAGTCTCACAAAGAATCTAGAATCCACACGCATCGAACTGTGCCGAAATCATCTGTGTACTTTTGCAATTTTActagaataataaaaaaaattccacgaAAGTAAGACTCATATGTCGAACAAAGAATACCTCTTTTgcgttttcgttttttttttaaccaaaatacGATGAATGAACAGAAAGTTTATAAAGAAATCATTCACGAAAGATttatacttaatttttttttattaaaaagagCAAACCGCTTTGAATTAAAGTCGCATTTCATCCAAGATTATAATGTGAATTTTTACAGTAATAtataatttcatttttaaattgtcaGATGCGATCGAGAATACTACCATCTAGCGCCCGCAAGTGCGTTCATGTGTTCCTCAAAGTCGCAGCCTTGACACGGATTGAGGATTCTAACAGAGCGATTTCCTTCCTCATTCCCGCCGACGCTCATTAGGCTTCCGTCAATCGTGAGACCTCCCGCCGAGCACCATGCATTCGATAAAATCTgacaacaaaaatttcaaaatttagcATATCTCACACCTCATAATTATATATAGGgcaacaagaacaagaagaggACATAACGCAATGAAGAATTTCCCAAAGGCAAAAACATTTTAATTACGGATTATAACTACTagtaaattcaaaattttattctaaatCAGCTTCCGTACGTACGTTCAAAAGCCAAAGATTTATATAGAATCATGCGCGGTTCGGTTCCTTTCATCCAAAATCCTAAGGTTGTATACCCTTCTAGCTGTATAATGTATTTCGAAAATTCCACAAGTTTTCTGCACATGATTACGttgtaaattgattttttttcttttgcacaaAGTATAAAGGACAGTATTGAAGAGCTTTTGATTGCCAATTTGAATAATTGAATCATGCGCGGTTCGGATatacttttgtttttgctttttttgtttttgctttttttgtGTGGAGAAATTACGCTTATGACATGTACGTATGTGGTATATATGCACGTTTGTAGATTGTGTTTCTGCATGGATTTGTGGTGTTCACGTAAATGCATGGTTTTTAAGGGCAAATGTGATGCTACACCTTAAGGGGCCGGACTTCGGCAGTCTCAACGTCATACTCCACGGCATGGGCCCAACAATCGACTTGACCCGGCCTGTCGGGTATGGGTCGGCAATTTCCGGGGGGCTGCAATTGAATATTTGACGGACCGAGGTTCGTTGCGTCGAACAAGATAGCCTTGTTGGTTGGCAATAATTGAATGTGCATGGCTTCCACACCCGCGTTTGGATTATGTATCTTCCATCCACCCAAATAGTTGGTCTGAAAATTTGGAAGCGCAAAACCTGAAAcgaacaggagagagagaaagaagagagatttGAGCGAGATTGCCATCGGAAAAAAACATCAATTTCTTCAAATGGGTCTCGCTCCCTGGAGCTGAATTTGTACGTTTTCCTTTTGATTCTTTGCCTCTCCTTTTATAGTTGAAGAGAAGATGCTTGTTTCGAGGGATGGCAAAGAggccaaaaatggaaaaaagttGTCCGGTTGGCCAacattcttcaaattttggCCCAAGAAAATTAAGAAACCCGGATTATTTTTCTTATGCCCGGAGAAACAAGTAGAATATCAAATTTGCCATCACGCATATATTGAACCTTACGTTTCCGCGGTGGCATTGTTGCAATTTTGGCGCGAACAAAGGGCTAGCATTGAAGTGTGTGGATAGCGGACAGGAAATACTCTTGGACTCGTCATTAAAATTAGTATTTCTAATAGTAATAGAGAAACAAATCCTAAGTGTATGGACTAAAATGAGACAGATCAGGTACCTTAATCTTGCTTTCTTTATCCCTAATTAAAATTCCGATAATTTCAATCAGGAAAAGGATTTTCggaagtcttttctttttccagctCGGAATTAATCGATTAGCTGATTTAAAGTTGATATTTAATTGCCGTGAGCTGGACAAGTTCCTCACAAAACCGTAcaagtggaattttttttttaaatacaacgGTCACATCACGTCATTCTGCTGATGCGGTGCAACGAACCAATCATTTTCGACCATATATGAATCCGGGTCCGCGCAGCGGTAATGTGGTGGTTAGTGGGATCCATGTAACTTTATAGTTTATACCCACCACATGTACATAGTAGGGTCAATATGGACACATAATGTTATTAGGTTGTGATATCACGTCAACATGATGAAGTGGTATCACCGTCATTGTAACCAAAATTTACTCGTACGAGTGACTCTGACTCCTGAGTCGCATATAAAGAGGTAACTAACAtccaaaaaattcataaatatcAATTTAAATAACATTACGTAAAGAAGACGGGCaaataaagattaccctaaacACGACAATTGCAG carries:
- the LOC131320140 gene encoding putative aldehyde oxidase Art an 7, which gives rise to MAISLKSLFFLSLLFVSGSAFPPLLSQFLDNAGGTADQGITNDGGTDADDDIAATKKQVANGNTGVAKPDFQTNYLGEWKIHSPNSGVSSMQIQLLPTNKAIMYDSSNLGPSNIQLQPAGNCRPIPDRPGQVDCWAHAVEYDVETAEVRPLKVISNTWCSSGGLTVDGSLMSTGGADEGNRSVRILNPCKGCDFQDREKALAGARWYASQEKLEDGSFIIFGGRREFTYEYLPINSLTFTPRRVNLTFLGASIDGVGTTDIYENNLYPFVHLLPDGTIFLFANRRSVIIDTKTDTVVRELPRMPGGSRNYPASGTSALLPLKISNDGAPVQAEVIVCGGAKPEAAEAAERKVGAVLLPALTDCGRISPMNPDANWAMENMPSRRVMGDLLLLPTAQALILNGAMEGVSGWWIGENPNYTPVLYSPDLHPTHRFKSLAPTNIARMYHSSSAVLADGTVLVAGSNMNDRYVFKVGALGGRVKHPTELRVEKFSPPYLDPLLDTHRPTIAEGTSDKILAYGGQFRVEIDLEDAAGAEDLKLTMLHPPFTTHGYSQNQRMLVLEPVSYVNGVITAVAPASGKLAPPGYYILYVVHRGVPSRGMWIQINE
- the LOC131320141 gene encoding putative aldehyde oxidase Art an 7: MAISLKSLFFLSLLFVSGFALPNFQTNYLGGWKIHNPNAGVEAMHIQLLPTNKAILFDATNLGPSNIQLQPPGNCRPIPDRPGQVDCWAHAVEYDVETAEVRPLKILSNAWCSAGGLTIDGSLMSVGGNEEGNRSVRILNPCQGCDFEEHMNALAGARWYSSQEKLEDGSFIIFGGRREFTYEYLPINSLTFTPRRLNLPFLGPSFDGVGTTDIQENNLYPFVHLLPDGTIFLFANRRSIIIDTKTDTVVRELPRIPGGSRNQPATGMSALLPLKISNDGAPVQAEVIVCGGAKPDAADAVAANKGLWPALLDCGRISPMNPDANWAMENMPTRRIMGDFLLLPTAQALILNGAMEGISGWYNARNPNYTPLLYSPDLPLMHRFKSLAPTDIARMYHSSSAVLADGTVLVAGSNSNRKYVYSKKESEFPTELRVEKFSPPYLDPLLDTHRPTIAEGTSDKILSYGGQFSVEIHLEDAAGAEDLKLTLLHPPFTTHGYSQSQRMLVLEPVSYVNGVITAVAPASGKLAPPGYYILYVVHRGVPSRGMWVQIHE